In Pseudomonas lalkuanensis, the following are encoded in one genomic region:
- a CDS encoding lysophospholipid acyltransferase family protein: protein MPSLQILSERASLIRRLGVILGTLSVVLYYCCKVLVRAPMKRLDRACVDRYTRAMSRLLLRLVRMDLSVHGAIPDFNDGRRYLILCSHSSHYDIPASFVALPGSIRMLAKKELFRIPFLGPAMRAAEFPSIDRHNRRQALADLETARRMMESGIVLWAAPEGTRSADGRLLKFKKGCFHLALDTDAVIIPVSIRGIHRVLPARTFRLNLGQKVEVHVGEPIDASQYDAARLGELMAETRARMQELLGQEPGEAMNPAGASDLPPARAL, encoded by the coding sequence ATGCCAAGCCTGCAAATACTGAGTGAACGTGCCTCGCTGATCCGCCGTCTGGGCGTGATCCTGGGGACCTTGTCGGTGGTCCTCTACTACTGCTGCAAGGTTCTGGTGCGCGCGCCGATGAAGCGCCTCGACCGCGCTTGCGTGGACCGCTATACCCGCGCCATGTCGCGCCTGTTGCTGCGCCTGGTACGCATGGACCTGTCGGTGCACGGTGCGATACCCGACTTCAACGACGGCCGTCGCTACCTGATCCTCTGCAGCCATTCCAGCCACTACGACATCCCGGCCAGCTTCGTCGCCCTGCCGGGGTCGATCCGCATGCTGGCCAAGAAGGAGCTGTTCCGCATCCCCTTCCTTGGCCCGGCCATGCGAGCAGCGGAGTTCCCGTCCATCGACCGGCACAACCGCCGCCAGGCCCTGGCGGACCTGGAAACCGCGCGGCGCATGATGGAGAGCGGCATCGTCCTCTGGGCCGCACCCGAAGGCACCCGCTCCGCCGATGGCCGCCTGCTGAAGTTCAAGAAAGGCTGCTTCCACCTGGCCCTGGATACCGACGCCGTGATCATCCCGGTGTCCATTCGTGGCATTCACCGCGTGCTGCCGGCCCGCACCTTCCGCCTGAACCTGGGGCAGAAGGTCGAAGTACACGTGGGTGAGCCCATCGACGCCAGCCAGTACGACGCGGCGCGGCTCGGCGAGCTGATGGCCGAGACGCGCGCACGGATGCAGGAGCTGCTGGGGCAGGAGCCCGGTGAAGCCATGAATCCTGCAGGGGCTTCCGACCTGCCGCCAGCGCGAGCCTTGTAG
- a CDS encoding Lrp/AsnC family transcriptional regulator, protein MDKKDLQIIALLQQDASISLAELAEAVNLSPTPCWRRLQKLREDGVITRQVALCDAERLKLGVTVFVTIRTSRHSDDWTRQFIEGTRDIPEIVEIYRMTGDVDYLLKIVVPDIKGYDAVYKRLIRVADLSDVSSGFAMEVIKHTTALPLDHLTQAGDS, encoded by the coding sequence ATGGACAAGAAAGACCTGCAGATCATCGCCCTCCTGCAGCAGGACGCTTCCATTTCCCTCGCGGAGCTGGCCGAAGCGGTGAACCTCTCTCCCACGCCCTGCTGGCGGCGCCTGCAGAAGCTGCGCGAGGACGGCGTGATCACCCGGCAGGTGGCGCTCTGCGATGCCGAACGGCTCAAGCTCGGGGTCACAGTGTTCGTCACCATCCGCACCAGCCGCCACAGCGACGACTGGACCCGCCAGTTCATCGAAGGCACCCGCGACATTCCCGAGATCGTCGAGATCTACCGCATGACCGGCGACGTCGATTACCTGTTGAAGATCGTGGTTCCCGACATCAAGGGTTATGACGCCGTGTACAAGCGACTGATACGCGTCGCCGACCTGTCCGACGTCAGTTCCGGCTTCGCCATGGAGGTGATCAAGCACACCACGGCGCTGCCTCTCGACCACCTGACCCAGGCCGGCGACTCATGA
- the metC gene encoding cystathionine beta-lyase, producing the protein MDERKLHLETLLAHEGRERGRVGGTVNTPVYRASTLLFPSVEALHAQNGTLNTYGRHGNPTTRSLETALAELEGAYGAMLTPSGLSALTTALLATLKPGDHLLMTDSVYDPTRAFCDETLKRFGIETTYYDPLIGGGIAELMRPNTRVVFLESPGSLTFEVQDVPSIAEVAHAHGALVMVDNTWGTPVHFASFKHGVDISIHAATKYIVGHSDVLMGVIMTTEALYPQVRGFYKQLGLSVSADDAYLALRGLRTLSTRLERHQRNAEKVTRWLAEQPEVERILYPALPGAPGHELWKRDFTGACGLFSVEFKAMPEQAVRAMLDGMQLFGMGYSWGGFESLILLTNPGAHRSATTWKADGPLVRLHVGLEHPDDLIADLDAGFQRLRTTCR; encoded by the coding sequence GTGGACGAACGCAAGCTGCATCTCGAAACGCTGCTGGCCCATGAAGGCCGTGAACGGGGCCGGGTCGGCGGTACCGTGAACACCCCGGTCTACCGTGCCTCCACCCTGCTCTTCCCCAGCGTGGAAGCCCTGCACGCGCAGAACGGCACCCTCAACACCTACGGCCGTCACGGCAACCCCACGACCCGCTCGCTGGAGACTGCCCTGGCCGAACTGGAAGGCGCCTATGGAGCCATGCTCACCCCCAGCGGCCTGAGCGCCCTGACCACCGCCCTGCTGGCCACCCTCAAGCCCGGTGATCACCTGCTGATGACCGATTCGGTGTACGACCCGACCCGCGCCTTCTGCGACGAGACCCTGAAGCGCTTCGGCATCGAGACCACCTACTACGACCCGCTGATCGGCGGCGGCATCGCCGAGCTGATGCGTCCCAACACCCGCGTGGTATTCCTCGAATCTCCCGGCTCGCTGACCTTCGAAGTGCAGGACGTGCCCAGCATCGCCGAGGTGGCTCATGCCCACGGCGCCCTGGTGATGGTCGACAACACCTGGGGCACGCCGGTGCATTTCGCCTCCTTCAAGCACGGCGTGGATATCTCCATCCATGCCGCCACCAAGTACATCGTCGGTCACTCGGACGTGCTGATGGGCGTGATCATGACCACCGAGGCGCTCTACCCGCAGGTGCGCGGCTTCTACAAGCAGCTCGGCCTGTCGGTCAGCGCCGACGATGCCTACCTGGCCCTGCGTGGCCTGCGCACCCTCTCCACGCGCCTGGAACGCCACCAGCGCAATGCGGAGAAGGTGACCCGGTGGCTCGCCGAGCAGCCGGAAGTGGAACGCATCCTCTACCCCGCCCTGCCCGGCGCGCCCGGCCATGAACTGTGGAAGCGCGACTTCACCGGCGCCTGCGGCCTCTTCAGCGTGGAATTCAAGGCGATGCCCGAACAGGCGGTGCGCGCCATGCTCGACGGCATGCAACTGTTCGGCATGGGCTACAGCTGGGGCGGTTTCGAGAGCCTGATCCTGCTGACCAATCCCGGCGCCCATCGCAGCGCGACCACCTGGAAGGCCGACGGTCCGCTGGTGCGCCTGCACGTCGGCCTGGAGCATCCGGACGACCTGATCGCCGACCTCGACGCCGGCTTCCAGCGCCTGCGCACCACCTGCCGCTGA
- a CDS encoding sulfurtransferase: MSLAQLISPAKLSARQEEPGLVILDCRFSLDDPAYGERSYAESHIPKARFADLEHDLSGPVTKGVTGRHPLPDPAALAEKLRNWGIDAESTVVLYDDGPGAFAARAWWLLAWLGKRDGVFLLDGGLKAWRDAELPLTAVTPTAQPGTFSGQPDSSLLVDADALQQRLGDANLTLLDARALPRFKGEVEPIDPVAGHIPGAQCAAFSDNLGGDGRFLPADALKQRFAALLGDRPLDEVVAYCGSGVTACHNLFALCLAGYPLARLYAGSWSEWITNPSRPLAKGE, encoded by the coding sequence ATGTCGCTCGCACAGCTCATCAGCCCTGCCAAACTCAGTGCCCGCCAGGAAGAACCGGGCCTGGTCATCCTCGACTGCCGCTTCTCCCTCGACGACCCGGCCTACGGCGAGCGCAGCTATGCCGAGAGCCACATTCCCAAGGCCCGCTTCGCCGATCTGGAGCACGACCTGTCCGGCCCGGTGACCAAGGGCGTGACCGGCCGCCATCCGCTGCCGGACCCGGCAGCGCTCGCCGAGAAGCTGCGCAACTGGGGTATCGATGCTGAAAGTACGGTCGTGCTCTACGACGACGGCCCCGGCGCCTTCGCCGCGCGCGCCTGGTGGCTGCTGGCCTGGCTGGGCAAGCGCGACGGCGTGTTCCTGCTGGACGGCGGCCTCAAGGCCTGGCGCGATGCGGAACTTCCACTGACAGCCGTGACACCGACCGCGCAACCCGGCACCTTCTCCGGACAGCCTGACTCCAGCCTGTTGGTCGATGCCGACGCGCTCCAGCAACGTCTGGGCGACGCGAACCTGACCCTGCTGGACGCCCGCGCCCTGCCGCGCTTCAAGGGCGAGGTGGAACCCATCGACCCGGTGGCCGGCCATATCCCCGGCGCCCAATGCGCAGCCTTCTCCGACAACCTCGGCGGTGATGGCCGCTTCCTTCCGGCCGATGCCCTCAAGCAACGCTTCGCCGCCCTGCTCGGCGACCGCCCGCTGGACGAGGTGGTGGCCTACTGCGGTTCGGGCGTCACCGCCTGCCACAACCTCTTCGCCCTGTGCCTGGCCGGCTATCCCCTGGCGCGGCTCTACGCCGGCTCCTGGAGCGAGTGGATCACCAACCCGTCTCGCCCCCTGGCCAAGGGCGAATGA
- a CDS encoding OmpP1/FadL family transporter yields MISRVFRTALALAVSAASSYSLAAGFALNEQSVSGMGTAFAGRSSSADDATTVYGNPAGMARLKREQVSVGAAAIFARTDIDDARSTFGGSNDGDMVPTVGVPMGYYVKPIDDKWSFGLGMYVPFGLITDYETGFAGRYYGDKSEVRVITLQPTVSYRINDQLSVGFGPTINRIDGELTSAVLNPLSPGRNDGKVKVKGDDTAVGFNAGVLFELDARTRFGLTYHSKVDYKLEGDTTVSGSGSVLGSSAGKYDASLDLETPESVDFSVTHDLNDSWTLYAGSTWTRWSRLEEIKVENEGVRGLLAPALGTITEEQDWRDTWSYAVGAAYKLNQQWVLRAGLAYDQSPARNEFRSPRIPTDDRKIFSLGAAWSPNDDVTVDVAYSYLKEEDADINQVSASKGAYRATYKNSAHGLGAQLTYRF; encoded by the coding sequence GTGATAAGCAGAGTCTTCAGGACCGCCCTCGCCCTGGCCGTCAGCGCCGCTTCCAGCTACAGCCTGGCCGCTGGTTTCGCCCTCAACGAGCAAAGCGTCAGCGGCATGGGTACCGCCTTCGCCGGCCGTTCGTCCTCCGCCGATGACGCCACCACCGTGTACGGCAACCCCGCGGGCATGGCCCGCCTCAAGCGCGAGCAGGTGAGCGTCGGCGCCGCCGCCATCTTCGCCAGGACCGACATCGACGACGCCCGCAGCACCTTCGGCGGCAGCAACGACGGCGACATGGTTCCCACCGTAGGCGTGCCCATGGGCTACTACGTCAAGCCGATCGACGACAAATGGTCCTTCGGCCTCGGCATGTATGTGCCCTTCGGCCTGATCACCGATTACGAAACCGGCTTCGCCGGCCGGTATTACGGCGACAAGAGCGAAGTGCGCGTGATCACCCTGCAGCCCACGGTCAGCTACCGCATCAACGACCAGCTGTCCGTTGGCTTCGGCCCCACCATCAACCGCATCGACGGTGAACTGACTTCCGCAGTCCTCAATCCGCTGTCCCCGGGCCGCAATGACGGCAAGGTGAAGGTCAAGGGCGATGACACCGCAGTGGGCTTCAATGCCGGCGTGCTCTTCGAACTGGACGCGCGCACCCGCTTCGGCCTGACCTACCACTCCAAGGTGGATTACAAGCTGGAAGGCGACACCACCGTTTCCGGCAGCGGCTCGGTACTGGGCAGTTCCGCAGGCAAGTACGACGCCTCCCTGGACCTGGAAACCCCGGAATCGGTCGACTTCTCCGTCACCCACGACCTGAACGACAGCTGGACCCTCTACGCCGGCAGCACCTGGACCCGCTGGAGCCGCCTGGAAGAGATCAAGGTGGAGAACGAAGGCGTTCGCGGCCTGCTGGCCCCGGCCCTCGGCACCATTACCGAAGAGCAGGACTGGCGTGACACCTGGTCCTACGCCGTCGGCGCCGCCTACAAGCTGAACCAGCAGTGGGTCCTGCGCGCCGGCCTGGCCTACGACCAGTCCCCGGCTCGCAACGAGTTCCGCTCGCCGCGCATCCCCACTGACGATCGCAAGATCTTCAGCCTGGGTGCCGCCTGGAGCCCGAACGACGACGTGACCGTCGACGTCGCCTATTCCTACCTGAAGGAAGAAGACGCCGACATCAACCAGGTCAGCGCCAGCAAGGGGGCCTACCGCGCCACCTACAAGAACAGCGCCCATGGCCTGGGTGCGCAGCTGACCTATCGCTTCTGA